GGTGGTGAATCACTCACGATAAGGCAAGTAGATAACGTTCAACCAAGTGGTGTTGCTAGGCCGATAGCGCCTGCAATGAATACATCTGCAACGAATAGCAGGAAAGCAAACCACGGTTTAAACTTGTGTTCAGTCGTGGTAGCAGAAGCGTGGACATAGGCTGCTAAGCTGACAACCATACTACTGAATTACGTTCTGTCGGTAAAAATATCGTTATATCGTTGTTCGGTTCGCAGATCTCCTGAACGGTTAATTCATCAAATTTGGGGCGAAACAAAGGAAGCCGCCGTGCTGAATCCATACTCTGTAGTCAGCACGCCGTTTCTGACAGTGGTCACGCAGAATGAGCAGCCGCTGCTGGACAGAACGCGCGAATGTGGCACAAGCGGAAACTCGGTATCGAGGAGCGGCGTCTGTCTGGAACCGTGAACGCGGTCGAAGATCGCTTCGAAGTCTGTTGAGACGTACGTTTATAAAATACACACCACAACAAGGTCTGTGGATATTTCTGACAAGTTCACGCGGTACGCGGGTTGGGTAGAAAATAAGTGTCCACTGTACGCTAAACTCACAAAAGCAGCGGCCGATGACGGTCACCTTCTCGATATCGCATCGGAAGCGTCCCCTGGACAGCCGGAACCTGAACTTCTGCTCGCGGCGACGCATTCTTTACTCTTAGAGGAAAGAGACCATCCACTCGCCCAGTTTTACCCCACTTGTGAGCAAACCGGATCCGATGAATCGCCTGTGGCTCATTTTCGGGACTTTTGCACACAGAATGAAGACCAGTTGCGATCGATCATCGCTACTCGCCGTTGTCAAACTAACGACGTCGGTCGATCGGCGATCCTTCTTCCGGCATTCGAACACGTCTCGAGACTTGTGGAATCCAATTCACTCGCTCAGATCGAAATCGGAACGAGTGCGGGCCTCAACCTCAACTGGGATCAATACTCGTACGAATTCGTCGGAGTCGATCGGGTGGGAGAGCCTGATTCTCCTGTAACGATCACGACCGAGGTACGCGGCAAGGGACGGCCTCCGCTCCCTCAAAACTTCCCTACGGTTGCTCATCGATGTGGGATCGATCTCAACACGCTCGACGTGACCGACGATGAGGATGCGCGGTGGCTTCATGCACTGATTCATCCAAATCAGACTCGTCGCCACCGCCAGCTCGTGGCGGCTATCGAAGTGGCGCGAGAGAACCAATCGTCACTCATTGAGGGCGATGTCTTCGATGAACTACCGGCGCAACTGTCGAATGCTCCGAGTAACGCTGATCTTATCGTATTCAGTACACATGTCCTCTATCAACTCACTGAAGATAAGATAGCGGAACTCCGGTCACTCCTCTCTAGCCATAGTTCGGAACAACCCGTCCATTGGCTCTCTATCGATCCCGACGAAGAACTTGGTGAGCCTACATATCGGTTAGTCACATTTGTGGATGGAGACGCTACTGAATCGCAGATTGCACAGTTCGAACCGTATGGTGACTGGATCCAGTGGCAGGGTAATCGTTGACCCTCCCTACATCTATTGCTACATCAGTTTCTCCTTTGATCAGATTGCATAGTTACAAAGCAGATGATTCATCGTAGTCGTAAAAACAAACACGGCTAGCGTGCTGAACTTATCCTCTCTATCCAGCACGCAATGTCTGCCAGCATCCAGATAGTTCGTTCAGACGCTGCTGAATAGAACGTGTGAATGTCGCACGAAGTCTGGCTCGATTTGCGAACGTGGTGATCACCCAGTACAGACATCTCAAACGCCGATCAAATACTAGACGATATCCCCTCTGATTCGTCGGAAAACGAACACTACAACCGCCGAAAAGATAGCAGTGTAAACAATACCCAAAACTAACCAGTACAACAAAGCAGCCCCGCTATTAGAAATCTGAAGTGGAAGCCCATTCACAATAAAGTCAAGAGTATAATATGAGAGTTGCAGCGGAACTGTGCGCGTGGTATCTAACCCCCAAATCAAAACGGTAGTTGATAGGAAGGTGACAATATCAATGAGGGTGCTGATATGAGTTACTTCCTCTATTTTCATAGTATTGGTCAGATACCCAACATATATATGTTTTCTGTAATAGTGTTCAGTTCGCATATCTACTGAACGGCTGGTTCATTGGCTTCGGGATGGAACAAACAAAGCCGTCGTGCTGGGCCCGTCCTCTGTAGTCAGCACGCCGTTTCTGACGGTGGTCGCGCAGAATGAACAGCCACTGGTGTTTTCTGTGGACTTATATCCGATACTGTTCAGTA
The nucleotide sequence above comes from Halosolutus halophilus. Encoded proteins:
- a CDS encoding DUF2332 domain-containing protein, producing MDISDKFTRYAGWVENKCPLYAKLTKAAADDGHLLDIASEASPGQPEPELLLAATHSLLLEERDHPLAQFYPTCEQTGSDESPVAHFRDFCTQNEDQLRSIIATRRCQTNDVGRSAILLPAFEHVSRLVESNSLAQIEIGTSAGLNLNWDQYSYEFVGVDRVGEPDSPVTITTEVRGKGRPPLPQNFPTVAHRCGIDLNTLDVTDDEDARWLHALIHPNQTRRHRQLVAAIEVARENQSSLIEGDVFDELPAQLSNAPSNADLIVFSTHVLYQLTEDKIAELRSLLSSHSSEQPVHWLSIDPDEELGEPTYRLVTFVDGDATESQIAQFEPYGDWIQWQGNR